CGACAATGTTTAAGTCAAGCAAAGCACCCTTTGTCGATGCGATTATAACATATCTATTCATTTGTCTGTAAAAAAACATATTGAATTGAACATTACACAAAAGTCTTGTATTGTATGTAACATAACATAACTTGTTACACAAGAAAAGTTTCCTTACCTCTTCCCAACCTTGATTTTCGAAGAGATTGTCGCCACTTGTTATTTTCGTCCCAATTTAACTCGCCGTTTTTATCTGTTTGAGTCGTAGTTGGTACTGATAGCTCCACAGGCTCACCATAGTTTGTATGGTCCTGTAAAAGAAATTAGCGGAAAAATTATGAATCTCGAATCTCGATCAATATCATTtgcaaatatatatttatttaaggaTTTCGAACTTACCTGTGCATTTGTATGAGCATTCGTTTTTTCTGCGAGATCGAAATCCATGTAATAGTTGGAACTGTATATATCAGCAACATCAAACGATTCAGATTGAACATTACGACCCTGCTGCTTTGATAGTGCATGCTTGGAAGCCTCGTCGCGATGGCTTGCGTTGTAAGTATGTTTCCTTTCTGAAACGTCTGTCCCGTTTTTCGTTAAGTCATATGTGCCTTTCGCGAAGGTTGGATCCATTGCGCTGATTTTGCTTCTTGAGCCGTCTGATAATATTGACGAAGCTTCTGGTTTTCTTCTTTTCACCCACGTAAAGCCGCTAGATCCTGAGACTTGTGTCGGTCCTGTGTACGCACTATAGCCGTTGTAACCATTCATCTTATCTGCAGTGTCTGATTTTGTATCATATAGATGTTTTTGTTGCTCTTTGTGTATAGCTCCTCCTTTTCCCTTTGTGTGATGCGGTTTATTGTCGCCGTCTTTACCAGAGTTTAGAGAAATATTATGCATTCCCTTCAAAAATAAGAAAGAGaagtaaataaaaaaagttaCGATTCTATAACGTCGCTATAGTCTCTATTTGATATTAACAACACTTTTTACTAAATCGAAATTTCTTCAAACTTTGCTACGCATTGGCATATCGCTGTTATTTGACAATGCTAAGTAAAGAATACCTCTTTCCAAGCTGGTTTGCTGACATTGTGAGGATCCTGCACAACTTTATGTGCCCGTCTTTGCCTTCCAGACGTCACAGCATCTCGTTCTCGCACTTTAGCTCCATTCTTTTTCCTGAGGGTGAGGTAAAAACTTTAGCCacaaaaatttggaaaaaaagtTCATAGTTTCATTAGAAAACCGAGGCTTGGTGCGTATATATAAATGATCGCTGACCCAATAACTGAAACCTGATAGCAAGTGGCTCAACGGATCTTGAACGAGACTCTGATACTATCTTAAGAattgtggttgggcctaacagaatcttacaaaaccggcttgtaaggtgaAAATTGCCCCAAACTTATCAAAACATATGTTCACGTCATATAATGTCTGATGTAGGACTCTTAACAACAACCTTAAGCTTCGTTCGATACGAACATAGTCTCAAAGCTGGATAAAATTCgagtaaaaataaaaactataccAACGACTATTTCCTATGAATGGAAAAGATCTTAATAATTTACCTTTGCTGGTCTTCCCTGTTTTTAGCATCCATCTCTTTGCTTGGTAGATATTTTGGCAGAAGTGATGGATTACAAGCATACGGCGCGGTGTTGAAATACTATAAAAGGAACAGCATGAAACATAAAATCAGAATCAACACCGCGCAGAGCATGCATAAAAAGTTAACTCATGCGAACACGAGGAAAAATGGAACTTCAATATCATATTTGAAATTGGGAGAAAACTATAATGCAGATGAAATTTACCTCGGACATAAGCGCGGAAGAGGCAGTACCGCGTTTGGATGGATCAATGGAGAGTAAGGTCTGAAGTAGGTTCACAGCATATAAAGGAATATAACCTTTACATCTCTCCGAAAGCGAGCTTTCGTAACTTGTCTGAGGCTTAAACATTGTTGCAAGCGGAAGCTTGCTCTTTTTCCAAAACTCTTCAGGCGGAGACCCGCAAAGCTTAAATATTTTGTGCAATTGTTCCACCTCAGTTCTCCCCTTAAGGACGGGCTTCCCTAGAAAAAGTTCGGCAAACACGCACCCTACGCTCCACAGATCGACTGTAACTCCATAGTTTGTCGATCCCATCAAAAGCTCGGGAGGACGATACCATAGAGTCACTACGCGGCTTGTTAACGGATGTTTGCTACTTTGACTAATGGTGTTTGCTAATCCAAAGTCTCCGATCTTTAGAATTCCTTCGTTGTTAACTAATATGTTTGATACTTTAATGTCTCGATGCATGATACCGCGTAGGTGACAATGCTCGATTCCACTCAATAGCTGTCTCATGTAACACTTAATCTGTTGAAGAAAATATGAAACAACAATTAACATAACGAATTTTTATACGAATTGTTAACGTAACTAATGAAAACCACGAAATTTTCACAAAGGAAATGTTGGCGAACCTGTGAGTCTGTGAACTTGATATCGGGGTTAGATATTAGGCCAGCGAGATCATGCTCCATGTATTCGAATACAAGGTATATACTATTTGATAATTGTGAAGTGACTATACCCTCTAATTTCATGATGTTAGGGTGGTCAAGTGTGCGGAGAATTATGATCTCCCGCGCCATGAACCTAATGCACTCCGGTTGAAGTGTGTCAAGCCGCACCTTCTTCAACGCAAACATCTTCCCTGTCTCGACTTCGCGAGCTTGGAAAACACTGCTATATGTACCTTGTCCAACctacagaaacataaataaacatCCAAAAATATTTAAGGATTGTATCAGAACCGAAAGGTTTTCTCTACCATAAACCCGGGTAGACACAATCATATTTTTAAATCGTGGTTCGCAACCACAGTAAGGCTGCATTTGTTCGCATTTTGCAACCACTCATCCAAAAAATGTCCTATAACAAAATTTAAGAATCCAGTGCCTTAATAAAGGTTCGAAACTGCAATCTGAGCCACAGCAT
The Vicia villosa cultivar HV-30 ecotype Madison, WI linkage group LG6, Vvil1.0, whole genome shotgun sequence genome window above contains:
- the LOC131608850 gene encoding cyclin-dependent kinase C-2 C-like: MGCVNSKKGLAGETNTVSPVGPYVYTGSRKRSNGSGRSMVVEASSSSRGHSGVLVTQQQHQQQQQQQQQQQQHDEVKKKEERKKGDLNVRIGFSHRFVEGEQVAAGWPSWLTSVAGEAIHGLVPLKTDSFEKLDKVGQGTYSSVFQAREVETGKMFALKKVRLDTLQPECIRFMAREIIILRTLDHPNIMKLEGIVTSQLSNSIYLVFEYMEHDLAGLISNPDIKFTDSQIKCYMRQLLSGIEHCHLRGIMHRDIKVSNILVNNEGILKIGDFGLANTISQSSKHPLTSRVVTLWYRPPELLMGSTNYGVTVDLWSVGCVFAELFLGKPVLKGRTEVEQLHKIFKLCGSPPEEFWKKSKLPLATMFKPQTSYESSLSERCKGYIPLYAVNLLQTLLSIDPSKRGTASSALMSEYFNTAPYACNPSLLPKYLPSKEMDAKNREDQQRKKNGAKVRERDAVTSGRQRRAHKVVQDPHNVSKPAWKEGMHNISLNSGKDGDNKPHHTKGKGGAIHKEQQKHLYDTKSDTADKMNGYNGYSAYTGPTQVSGSSGFTWVKRRKPEASSILSDGSRSKISAMDPTFAKGTYDLTKNGTDVSERKHTYNASHRDEASKHALSKQQGRNVQSESFDVADIYSSNYYMDFDLAEKTNAHTNAQDHTNYGEPVELSVPTTTQTDKNGELNWDENNKWRQSLRKSRLGRDK